The following are encoded together in the Zingiber officinale cultivar Zhangliang chromosome 8A, Zo_v1.1, whole genome shotgun sequence genome:
- the LOC122011268 gene encoding uncharacterized protein LOC122011268: MASTKSFHHLLQLLAVALLSLFRRVVAAARRLLSFFSLRELLLHLSFLRCGLRPVTLDLGHASLHIWGPNPRRASRKPALLLIHGFGGNSKWQWERQTGALSRSFDLYIPNLLFFDRSRSSCADRCVGYQVWCVAEAMRLLGVARYYVMGISYGGFVAFRLAEMEAESVEHVAILTAGICMSPEQLRVMSAKEKRDVCELLLPQKADDLRALVSRSMYPPPPPPSASQS, encoded by the coding sequence ATGGCATCCACGAAATCCTTTCACCACCTGCTTCAGCTCCTCGCCGTCgccctcctctccctcttccgcCGAGTCGTCGCTGCCGCCCGACGCCTGCTCTCCTTCTTCTCCCTGCGCGAGTTGTTGCTCCACCTCTCCTTCCTCCGCTGCGGTCTCCGACCCGTCACGCTCGACCTCGGCCACGCGTCGCTGCACATCTGGGGCCCCAACCCCCGCCGCGCCAGCCGAAAGCCTGCCCTCCTCCTCATTCATGGCTTCGGCGGCAACTCAAAGTGGCAATGGGAGCGCCAGACCGGGGCCCTATCCCGCTCCTTCGATCTCTATATCCCGAACCTCCTCTTCTTCGACAGATCCCGTTCCTCCTGCGCCGACCGTTGCGTGGGCTACCAGGTGTGGTGCGTTGCGGAGGCGATGCGCCTCCTCGGGGTCGCCCGGTACTACGTGATGGGGATCAGCTACGGCGGGTTCGTGGCGTTCCGCCTAGCGGAGATGGAGGCGGAGTCGGTGGAGCACGTGGCGATTCTCACCGCTGGAATCTGCATGTCGCCGGAGCAGTTGAGGGTGATGTCTGCAAAAGAGAAGAGAGACGTGTGCGAGCTGCTGCTGCCGCAGAAGGCGGACGATCTGAGGGCCCTCGTCAGCCGGTCCatgtaccccccccccccccccccaagtgcTTCACAAAGTTAA